DNA from Aliarcobacter butzleri:
GAGGTTCTTCTAAGAGCTGATTTAGATGAAGTTGAATTGTTTGCCTATGTTGATTTTATGAGACAATTCACAAAAAAACCAATAACAGTAGCTGAAACTTGGGACGTTTGGGAAAGAGTTCCAGATTTAGCAAAACATGTTGATTTTTTAACTATACACATCTTACCTTATTGGGAAAAAATACCAATAGACAGATTTAATGAGTTTATTATTGAAAAATACTCTTTAGTAGAAAAAATTCATCCAAATAGAAAGATAGTGATTGGGGAAACTGGTTGGCCAAGTCATGGATATAATAATAGAAGTGCAGTACCAAGTTTGAAAAACCAAGCTATGGCGATTAGAGGGTTTGTAAATCTTGCAAATGAGCATGGTTGGCACTATAATATAATCGAAGCTTTCGACCAACAATGGAAAGGTTACGATGAAGGAAATGTAGGACAATATTGGGGAATATTTACTTCTGATAGAGCGTTAAAATTCCAATTAAATGGAGATATTGAATTAAATCAATATTGGTTGTATCAAATGATTGTAGCAACAATCCTTGGAGCAATCATAACTTTATTAGGACTTAGAAATCAAAGAGTAAATATAAGTCATGCATTAGCTTATGCTGTAACTGCACAAGGTATGGCATTTGGTATAGTTATGGCTGCAATTTATCCATTTATTAACTATATGAACTTTGGTATGTGGGTAATGTGGGGAATGGGAACTTTCCTTATGATACCACTTGTAATTATAACTTTAGCAAAAGCAAATGAGTTATTTAGATCTTCTATTGGAGTACCTCCTTCAAGACTTGTTCCTCTTGATCTAAAATCACAAAATGCACCGCTTGTTTCAATACATGTTCCAGCATATAAAGAAGAGCCACATGTTTTAGAAGAAACATTAAGAAGTTTATCACAACTAAAATATCCAAACTATGAAGTTTTAGTTATCATTAACAATACTCCTGAAGAGTATTACTGGAAGCCTATTGAAAAACTATGTGAAGAGTTAGGTGATAAATTTGTATTTATGAATATTACTTGTACTGGATTTAAAGCTGGTGCACTTAATGCTGCATTAGAAAGAACAAGCAAAGATGCTGAAATTGTAGCTGTTATTGATGCAGATTATAAAGTTGAATCACCATGGCTTGTTGATTTAGTTCCTTTATTTGACGATCCAAAAGTTGCTATTGTTCAAGCACCACAAGATCATAGAGATGGAAAAGAATCTATCATGAAAGCTGCTATGAATGCAGAATATGCAGGATTCTTCGATATTGGTATGGTTGATAGAAATGAAGAAAATGCAATTGTTGTTCATGGAACTATGGTTATGGTAAGACTTAGCGCTATGATGGAAGTTGGTGGTTGGGGAACTGACACTATCGTTGAAGATAGTGAGTTAGGATTAAGACTATTTGAAGCAGGATATATAGCTCACTATACAAATAGAAGATATGGTTATGGTTTACTTCCTGATACTTTAGAAGCATTTAAAACTCAAAGACACAGATGGGCTTATGGTGCTATTCAAATTCTAAAAAAACACTGGAGAGAGTTTAAACCAAGTGCAAATAGACTTACACCTAGACAAAAAAATAAATTTGTTACAGGTTGGTTCTTCTGGTTAAGTGATGCAATGGGTCCAATAATGGCAGTTATGAATATTATTTGGGTTCCTGTTATTATTTTTGTAGGTGTTACTATTCCTACAATTCCACTTACTATTCCAATTATTACAGCATTTTTAGTAAATATTTTACATACATTTATTTTGTATAGAACAAAAGTAAAAGCAACTTTTAAAGAGATACTTTTAAGTTCAATTGCTTCTATGAGTTTACAGTTAATTATTTTCAAAGCTGTATTTGATGGGTTTATAAAAGATGGTTTACCATTTAAAAGAACTCAAAAAGGTGGAAAAGCTAAAAAAAGTGCAAACCCTATAAAATATGAATCAATCTTAGCTGTATTATTATTGATTGCATTTTTTGCACTAATTTTCACAAATAAAACTGGAATTACAGAAATTTATGTATTTGCAGTAACTATATTTATTCAAAGTATTCCTTATTTATCAGCAATTATCATGAGAATGCTAGAGGTTTACTCTATAAAACATCAGAAATCTTAAAAGATTTCTGATCAACACTCTTATTTAAGTTTTTACTCACTATTTTTTGATTACAATTATCAATTATATAAAAATAAGAAAGAGAAATACTTAAATAAATCATGCTGAAATATTATAAAGAACTATTTTTATACATAAAAGATAAAATCCCAAACAAAGATAATGCACAAGATATAGTTCAAGAGACTTATGAAAAAGTAATATCTATCAAAAATAGCAAAGAAATAGAAAATGAAAGAGCCCTACTTTACAAAGTAGCAAAAAATATTATTATTGATAGACTAAGAAAAAACAAAAATTACAAAGAAATTTCTTATGAAGAAGAAAATTTTATATCACAATCTAAAGCACCTGAAGATTTGGCAATAGAACAAAATCAACAAGATATTTTGATGAAAGAACTAAAAAAACTACCACCAAAAAGAAAAGAAGCTTTTGTATTGCATATATTAGAAGGTTATACAAAAGAAGAAATAGCAAATATAATGAATATCTCATATTTAGCAGTAGAAAAACATATCTCAAGAGCAACTATTGAGTTGCGAGAAAAACTAAGAAAAAAAGAGGAAATCTAATGTCAAATCAAGATATCCAAGATGAAGAATTAATAACTCAAATAAAAGCCTTACCAAAAGATTTTTTGGAAGAATTAAAAAATGAAGTAAGACTAAATAGACAAAAAGAAAATAGAAAAAGAAGATTTTTAAGACGAATTGTTCCTCTTGTTGCTGCATGTATTTTAAGTGTTGTATCTGTTTCACTTTTTGTAGATTTTCCAACATATTCAAAAGAGTATTTAGCTTCAAATAAAATACAAAATGATATTTTATTACCTGATAATTCAAAAATATATTTAGATGCGAATACAACTATAAATGTTAAATATTATAAAAATAAAAGAGTAATAAATCTATCAAATGGAAAAGCAATATTTGAAGTAACTTCAAATGAAACTCAGCCTTTTATAGTAAATACAAAAAGAATAAATGTAAAAGTTTTAGGTACAAAGTTTGAAGTTGTAAATCTTGAAGATAAATTACAAGTAAATGTTTTAGAAGGAAAAGTTCAAGTTTCAAAAGCACAAAATGACAAAGAGTTAGCAATAGTTACAAAAGGGCAATCTTTACAACTTGATAAAAATGCAAATTTAATAAGTCAAAATAGCGTGAATATCGAAAGAATGTTTCAATGGAAAGATGGAAAATATAGTTTTCAACAAACAAGTTTAGATGAAGTATTAAATGAGTTCTCAAAACATTTAGATATAAATATAGTTTTTGAAAAGGAAAAAGCAAAACTATATCCAATAAGTGGGAATTTTGAAGTCAAACATTTTGATAACTTTTTAAAAGTTTTACCTATGATACATCCAGTTAAAGTTGAAAATAAAGATAATATTATTGTTATAAAATAAAAATTTCAAAATTTGATGTCAGAGATAGTAAACTTTTTCGTCTTCTTTTATAGAGAGTAATTCTCATAATTATATTTATAAGTCAAAGGAGATAGAAAATGAGTCTATTAAAAAAATCATTAATAGCACCAAGCTTAGCCATACTTCTGGCTACAAACTTATATTCAGCAAATTATACTGTTGATACTACGAATGCAACAAAAGCTATTGAAAAAATATCAGAGCTTTCAAATATACCTTTTATTGTAGATACAAATATTTTAAATGGTAAAAATACAAATAAAATACAAAATGTGCAAAATTTAGATGAAGCTTTAAAACTAATGTTTGAAGGAACAGGACTTGAGGCAGTAGTAAAAAACAATACAATTGTTATAAAAAAGATTGAAGGGAAAGGTACAGTTTTAGAGCCAATTTCAGTTAACGAAAGTTATAAAAATGGAACAGCTGAAAATGGATATCTAAGTGAAGATATAACAGGTATTGGACTTTGGGGAAAAAGAAGTTTACAAGATACACCTTATTCTATGACTG
Protein-coding regions in this window:
- a CDS encoding glycosyltransferase family 2 protein, whose amino-acid sequence is MAGLFQVFFWLTQDNLITLKEDSFEKIESLSYSPYEGYNKNLLSKQQIYDDVTMLENFTNKLRTYATLEANAVLEATPDSNMPIDLGLWISGDHEQNHLEIKRAIKLLEKYPNRINSVIVGNEVLLRADLDEVELFAYVDFMRQFTKKPITVAETWDVWERVPDLAKHVDFLTIHILPYWEKIPIDRFNEFIIEKYSLVEKIHPNRKIVIGETGWPSHGYNNRSAVPSLKNQAMAIRGFVNLANEHGWHYNIIEAFDQQWKGYDEGNVGQYWGIFTSDRALKFQLNGDIELNQYWLYQMIVATILGAIITLLGLRNQRVNISHALAYAVTAQGMAFGIVMAAIYPFINYMNFGMWVMWGMGTFLMIPLVIITLAKANELFRSSIGVPPSRLVPLDLKSQNAPLVSIHVPAYKEEPHVLEETLRSLSQLKYPNYEVLVIINNTPEEYYWKPIEKLCEELGDKFVFMNITCTGFKAGALNAALERTSKDAEIVAVIDADYKVESPWLVDLVPLFDDPKVAIVQAPQDHRDGKESIMKAAMNAEYAGFFDIGMVDRNEENAIVVHGTMVMVRLSAMMEVGGWGTDTIVEDSELGLRLFEAGYIAHYTNRRYGYGLLPDTLEAFKTQRHRWAYGAIQILKKHWREFKPSANRLTPRQKNKFVTGWFFWLSDAMGPIMAVMNIIWVPVIIFVGVTIPTIPLTIPIITAFLVNILHTFILYRTKVKATFKEILLSSIASMSLQLIIFKAVFDGFIKDGLPFKRTQKGGKAKKSANPIKYESILAVLLLIAFFALIFTNKTGITEIYVFAVTIFIQSIPYLSAIIMRMLEVYSIKHQKS
- a CDS encoding RNA polymerase sigma factor; this encodes MLKYYKELFLYIKDKIPNKDNAQDIVQETYEKVISIKNSKEIENERALLYKVAKNIIIDRLRKNKNYKEISYEEENFISQSKAPEDLAIEQNQQDILMKELKKLPPKRKEAFVLHILEGYTKEEIANIMNISYLAVEKHISRATIELREKLRKKEEI
- a CDS encoding FecR family protein, whose amino-acid sequence is MSNQDIQDEELITQIKALPKDFLEELKNEVRLNRQKENRKRRFLRRIVPLVAACILSVVSVSLFVDFPTYSKEYLASNKIQNDILLPDNSKIYLDANTTINVKYYKNKRVINLSNGKAIFEVTSNETQPFIVNTKRINVKVLGTKFEVVNLEDKLQVNVLEGKVQVSKAQNDKELAIVTKGQSLQLDKNANLISQNSVNIERMFQWKDGKYSFQQTSLDEVLNEFSKHLDINIVFEKEKAKLYPISGNFEVKHFDNFLKVLPMIHPVKVENKDNIIVIK